A portion of the Clupea harengus chromosome 18, Ch_v2.0.2, whole genome shotgun sequence genome contains these proteins:
- the LOC105891488 gene encoding macrophage mannose receptor 1-like encodes MTLLLITTLLFSGLCSLSSCVPRQFHVVKGEKNWTEAQRYCREEFTDLATIDNMREMEILNSTMREAGAAHAWIGLKHGSRPKWQWSLADKNFYRKNEEKFRKWVSGQPQGPDKNCAVMKGNGTWYSRSCDETKHFICYDGEKPSYSLTLEYRQLNYAINHDTCITTGRNSTHPYVLVTAINKNWADAQRYCREKHTDLASVRNEAENEKIMKVLGSDSEAWIGLFRDAWEWSDGSTSSFRHWGTGEPNYGPSGAFCTRITSSGQWNDVVCEHGSNLICYEEKLVLVLVRENKTWKEAQQYCREHHVDLVSVTSERIQRWVRERAKGASSTHVWMGLQHSCYMGFWFWDNAETVCYSNWAPGGETEPDCTDGLEHQSARVGAVKSGGDGEGEWVMLPETEELNFICTTEAQ; translated from the exons ATGACTCTGCTTCTCATTACCACACTGCTGTTCTCAG gtctgtgcagtctctcctcctgtgtgccaCGTCAGTTCCATGTGGTGAAGGGGGAAAAGAACTGGACAGAAGCTCAGCGCTACTGCAGAGAGGAGTTCACTGACCTCGCCACCATAGACAAcatgagggagatggagatatTAAACAGCACAATGAGAGAAGCAGGTGCTGCACATGCTTGGATTGGGCTGAAGCATGGAAGCCGTCCTAAGTGGCAGTGGTCCTTGGCTGACAAGAATTTCTATAGAAAGAATGAGGAAAAGTTCAGGAAGTGGGTCTCAGGCCAGCCACAAGGACCTGATAAGAACTGCGCTGTGATGAAAGGAAATGGAACATGGTACAGTAGGAGTTGTGATGAAACCAAGCACTTCATCTGCTATGATGGTGAGAAGCcttcttactcactcactcttgagTACAGGCAGCTAAACTATGCAA TTAACCATGACACATGCATTACCACAGGGAGAAACTCCACACATCCCTATGTGCTGGTTACTGCTATTAATAAGAACTGGGCAGATGCTCAGAGatactgcagagagaaacacacagacctggccaGTGTGAGgaatgaggcagagaatgagaaGATAATGAAGGTCCTAGGGTCTGACTCTGAAGCCTGGATTGGCCTGTTCAGAGATGCCTGGGAGTGGTCAGACGGCAGCACCTCCTCATTCCGCCACTGGGGAACTGGAGAACCCAATTATGGACCCTCGGGTGCGTTCTGCACTCGAATTACTTCCAGTGGTCAGTGGAACGATGTAGTCTGTGAGCATGGTTCAAACCTAATTTGCTATGAGG aaaaactggttctggttctggttcgtGAGAATAAGACCTGGAAAGAGGCGCAGCAGTACTGCAGAGAGCACCATGTGGACCTGGTGTCTGTGACCTCCGAGCGGATCCAGCGCTGGGTGAGGGAGCGGGCTAAAGGAGCCTCCAGTACTCACGTGTGGATGGGCCTGCAACACTCCTGCTACATGGGCTTCTGGTTCTGGGACAACGCAGAGACGGTCTGCTACAGCAACTGGGCcccagggggagagacagagccgGACTGCACAGATGGACTGGAGCATCAGAGTGCCAGAGTGGGGGCAGTGAAGTCTGGGGGAGacggggagggagagtgggtcATGCTTCCAGAAACCGAGGAACTCAACTTCATCTGCACCACTGAGG CTCAGTAG